One genomic region from Gadus morhua chromosome 9, gadMor3.0, whole genome shotgun sequence encodes:
- the cnot1 gene encoding CCR4-NOT transcription complex subunit 1 isoform X4: MNLDSLSLALSQISYLVDNLTKKNYRASQQEIQHIVNCHGPEADRHLLRCLFSHVDFSGDGKSSGKDFHQTQFLIQECVSLISKPNFISSLCYAIDNPLHYQKSLKPSAHLFTQLSKVLKLSKVQEVIFGLALLISSNTDLRGFAAVFVKQKLPDLLRSYVDADLGGNQEGGFQDIAIEVLHLLLSHLLFGQKGASGVGQEQIEAFLNTLCRDFPQERCPVVLAPLLYPEKRDILMDRILPDSGELLKTMMESSLADFMQEVGYGFCASMDECRNIILQYGVREVTASQVARVLGMMARTHSGLADGIPLQSISTPGSSIWSDGKDKSDGSQTHTWNVDVFIDVVKEVNPNLNFKEVTYELDHHGFMIRDSKGLKIVVCGIVRGLAMELFPVDLIYRPWKHAEGQLSFIQHSLMSPEVFCFADYPCHTVAIDILKAPPEDDNKEIATWKSLDLVESLLRLSEVGQYEPVKQLFSFPIKHCPDMLVLALLQISTSWHTLRHELISTLMPIFLGNHPNSAIILHYAWHGQGQSPSIRQLIMHSMAEWYMRGEHYDQAKLSRILDVAQDLKSLSMLLNATPFAFVIDLAALASRREYLKLDKWLTDKIREHGEPFILACVTFLKRRCPSIMGGLAPDKDQPKSAQLPPETLATMLACLQSCAGSVSQELSETILTMVANCSNVMNKARQPPPGVMPKGRAPSTSSLDAISPVQIDPLSAMGSLNLGGSTTSHTQNMQGFPSSLSSAFSNPQSPAKAFPPLTNPNPSTAFGGIGSLSSQLPGMDSGPLGSGIGSSIGSGLGMPAVTSDPFGTRKMSTPGLNPPTFQQTDLSQVWPEANQHFSKEIDDEANSYFQRIYNHPPHPTMSVDEVLEMLQRFKDSTIKREREVFNCMLRNLFEEYRFFPQYPDKELHITACLFGGIIEKGLVTYMALGLALRYVLEALRKPFGSKMYYFGIAALDRFKNRLKDYPQYCQHLASIGHFLQFPHHLQECVQYIEYGQQSRDPPVKLQGSITTPGSLALAQVQAQSQQPGVPKAPQPGQASTLVTTTTATTTVAKTTTIARPTPSGFKKDVPVSTIMPSINTTNIDTLLVATDQTERIVEPPENVQEKIAFIFNNLSQSNMTQKVEELKETVKEEFMPWVSQYLVMKRVSIEPNFHSLYSNFLDTLKNPDFGKMVLSETYRNIRVLLTSDKAAANFSDRSLLKNLGHWLGMITLAKNKPILYTDLEVKSLLLEAYVKGQQELLYVVPFVAKVLESSLRSVVFRPQNPWTMAIMNVLAELHQEHDLKLNLKFEIEVLCKNLSLDINDLKPGTLLKDKEKLKSLEEQLSAPKKEAKPPEEMLPIVTTVAPSTPAATTTACTTTGPPTPQFSYHDINVYALAGLAPHINININIPLLQAHPQLKQCVRQSVERAVQELVHPVVDRSIKIAMTTCEQIVRKDFALDSEESRMRVAAHHMMRNLTAGMAMITCREPLLMSIATNLKNSFAAALRAPTPQQREMMEEAAARIAQDNCELACCFIQKTAVEKAGPEMDKRLATEFELRKHARQEGRRYCDPVVLTYQAERMPEQIRLKVGGVDPKQLAVYEEFARNVPGFLPSNDLSQPTGFLAQPMKQQAWATDDVAQIYDKCMADLEQHLHAIPPALALNPQTQALRSLLEAVALARNSRDGIAALGLLQKAVEGLLDATSGADADLLLRYRECHLLVLKALQDGRAYGPQWCNKQITRCLIECRDEYKYNVEAVELLIRNHLVNMQQYDLHLAQSMENGLHYMAVAFAMQLVKLLLVDERSVGHITEADLFHTIETLMRTSAHSRANAPEGLPQLMDVVRSNYEAMIDRAHGGPNFMMHSGISQASEYDDPPGLREKAEYLLREWVNLYHSAAAGRDSTKAFSAFVGQMHQQGILKTDDLITRFFRLCTEMCVEISYRAQAEQQHNPAASAAIIRAKCYHNLDAFVRLIALLVKHSGEATNTVTKINLLNKVLGIVVGVLIQDHDVRQTEFQQLPYHRIFIMLLLELNAPEHVLETINFQTLTAFCNTFHILRPTKAPGFVYAWLELISHRIFIARMLAHTPQQKGWPMYAQLLIDLFKYLAPFLRNVELNKPMQILYKGTLRVLLVLLHDFPEFLCDYHYGFCDVIPPNCIQLRNLILSAFPRNMRLPDPFTPNLKVDMLSEINIAPRILTNFTGVMPSQFKKDLDSYLKTRSPVTFLSELRSNLQVSNEPGNRYNIQLINALVLYVGTQAIAHIHNKGSTPSMSTITHSAHMDIFQNLAVDLDTEGRYLFLNAIANQLRYPNSHTHYFSCTMLYLFAEANTEAIQEQITRVLLERLIVNRPHPWGLLITFIELIKNPAFKFWSHDFVHCAPEIEKLFQSVAQCCMGQKQAQQVMEGTGAS; this comes from the exons ATGAATCTTGACTCGCTCTCGCTGGCTTTGTCTCAAATCAGCTACCTGGTGGACAATTTAACGAAAAAAAATTACAGAGCCAGCCAGCAGGAAATACAGCAT ATTGTGAATTGTCACGGCCCTGAGGCAGACAGGCATCTTCTTCGCTGTCTATTCTCTCATGTGGATTTCAGTGGCGATGGTAAAAGCAGCGGCAAGGACTTCCATCAG ACTCAGTTTCTGATCCAGGAGTGTGTGTCGCTGATCTCAAAGCCAAACTTTATCTCTTCTCTGTGCTACGCCATTGACAATCCCCTGCATTACCAGAAG AGTTTGAAGCCTTCAGCTCATTTATTTACTCAGCTGAGTAAAGTTCTGAAGCTTAGCAAGGTCCAAGAG GTGATATTTGGCCTTGCCTTGTTGATCTCCAGCAACACAGACCTTCGAGGTTTTG CTGCCGTCTTCGTCAAGCAGAAGCTTCCAGATCTTCTGCGGTCATACGTGGACGCAGACCTTGGAGGCAATCAGGAAGGTGGCTTCCAGGACATTGCCATAGAGGTCCTGCACCTGCTCCTCTCCCATCTGCTGTTCGGCCAGAAGGGAGCCAGTGGTGTAGGGCAAGAGCAGATTGAGGCCTTCCTCAATACTCTCTGCAGAG ATTTCCCACAGGAGCGCTGCCCTGTGGTGCTTGCACCACTGCTATACCCTGAAAAACGCGACATTCTGATGGATAGGATCCTACCAGACTCTGGAGAGCTACTCAAGACCATGATGGAAAGTTCTCTTGCAGATTTCATGCAAGAAGTTGGCTATGGCTTCTGTGCAAG TATGGACGAGTGCAGGAACATAATCCTCCAGTATGGGGTGAGAGAGGTGACGGCCAGCCAGGTAGCCAGGGTCCTGGGCATGATGGCTCGGACTCACTCTGGCCTGGCTGATGGCATTCCACTACAG TCCATCTCGACTCCAGGAAGCAGCATCTGGAGTGATGGAAAGGACAAAAGTGAtggctcacagacacacacctggaacGTGGATGTTTTCATTGATGTGGTCAAAGAAGTG AACCCCAATCTAAACTTCAAGGAGGTGACGTATGAATTGGACCACCATGGCTTCATGATCCGGGACAGTAAAGGCCTGAAAATTGTGGTCTGTGGCATTGTAAGGGGCCTGGCGATGGAGCTGTTCCCTGTTGATCTCATCTATAGACCATGGAAACATGCCGAGGGACAG CTTTCGTTCATCCAGCATTCCCTGATGAGTCCGGAGGTATTTTGCTTCGCAGACTACCCATGTCACACAGTAGCCATTGACATCCTCAAGGCGCCACCTGAAGATGACAATAAGGAGATTGCAACCTG GAAAAGCCTGGACCTGGTAGAGAGCCTACTCAGACTGTCAGAGGTTGGCCAGTATGAGCCGGTGAAGCAGCTGTTCAGCTTCCCCATCAAGCACTGCCCAGACATGTTGGTTCTGGCATTGCTGCAGATTTCCACTTCCTGGCACACACTTCGCCATGAGCTAATTTCCACCCTCATGCCTATCTTCCTGGGCAACCACCCTAACTCAGCCATTATCTTGCACTATGCCTGGCATGGACAG ggACAGTCTCCATCTATCCGCCAGCTAATCATGCACTCGATGGCCGAGTGGTACATGAGGGGCGAACATTACGACCAGGCCAAGCTCTCTCGTATTCTGGATGTTGCCCAGGATTTGAAG TCTCTGTCGATGCTGCTGAATGCTACTCCGTTTGCCTTTGTTATTGATCTTGCTGCACTTGCCTCTCGCCGTGAATACCTCAAACTAGACAAATGGCTGACGGATAAAATACGAGAGCACGGG GAGCCTTTCATTCTGGCGTGTGTGACGTTCCTGAAGAGGCGCTGCCCATCAATCATGGGAGGTCTGGCTCCAGACAAGGACCAGCCCAAGAGCGCCCAGCTGCCCCCGGAGACGTTGGCCACCATGCTGGCCTGCCTACAGTCCTGTGCTGG GAGTGTGTCCCAGGAACTGTCTGAGACTATCCTCACCATGGTGGCGAACTGCAGCAACGTGATGAACAAAGCCCGCCAGCCGCCACCAGGAGTGATGCCCAAAGGCCGCGCACCCAGCACCAGCAGCCTGGATGCCATCTCTCCAGTACAG ATTGACCCTTTGTCCGCCATGGGTTCCCTGAATCTCGGTGGTTCCACCACCTCACACACCCAAAACATGCAGGGCTTTCCGTCTTCACTGAGCTCTGCTTTCAGTAACCCACAGTCCCCAGCCAAAGCATTCCCACCGCTGACCAATCCCAACCCCAGCACAGCCTTTGGGGGCATCGGCAGCCTGTCTTCCCAGCTTCCTGGCATGGACTCGG GTCCTCTTGGATCAGGCATTGGCTCAAGCATTGGTTCTGGTCTTGGAATGCCTGCAGTAACTAGTGACCCATTCGGCACAAGGAAGATGAGCACACCGGGACTCAACCCACCAACCTTTCAGCAGA CGGACCTCTCTCAGGTGTGGCCAGAGGCTAACCAGCACTTTAGTAAGGAGATCGATGATGAAGCCAACAGCTACTTCCAGCGCATCTATAACCACCCACCACACCCCACCATGTCTGTAGATGAG GTTTTGGAGATGCTGCAGAGGTTCAAGGACTCCACCATAAAGCGGGAGAGAGAAGTGTTCAATTGCATGCTGCGCAATCTATTCGAGGAGTATCGGTTCTTCCCCCAGTACCCAGACAAGGAGCTCCACATCACCGCCTGCCTGTTTGGAGGCATCATTGAGAAGGGCCTGGTCACCTACATGGCTCTAGGACTGGCCCTGCGTTATGTTCTTGAAGCATTGCGGAAACCCTTTGGATCAAAAATGTACTACTTCGGAATTGCTGCTCTAGACAGGTTCAAAAACAG ATTGAAGGATTATCCTCAGTATTGTCAACACTTGGCCTCAATTGGCCACTTCTTGCAATTTCCCCATCATTTACAAGAG TGTGTACAGTATATCGAGTATGGCCAGCAGTCACGGGACCCTCCGGTGAAGTTGCAAGGCTCCATCACTACCCCGGGCAGCCTAGCCCTGGCCCAGGTCCAAGCTCAGTCCCAGCAGCCTGGTGTGCCCAAAGCCCCGCAGCCTGGTCAGGCTAGCACCctggtcaccaccaccaccgccacaacTACTGTGGCCAAAACCACTACAATCGCAAGACCTACACCCAGTGGCTTCAAGAAGGATGTGCCCGTAAGTACTATAATG CCCTCAATAAACACAACCAACATAGACACACTGTTGGTAGCCACCGACCAGACAGAGAGGATTGTAGAGCCGCCGGAGAACGTCCAGGAAAAGATCGCCTTCATCTTCAACAACCTGTCTCAGTCGAACATGACACAGAAG gtggaggagctgaaggaaACTGTGAAGGAGGAGTTCATGCCCTGGGTGTCTCAGTACCTAGTGATGAAGCGTGTCAGCATCGAGCCAAACTTCCACAGCCTGTACTCCAACTTCTTGGACACGCTGAAGAACCCAGACTTTGGGAAGATGGTCCTCAGTGAAACCTACAGAAATATCAGG GTGCTCTTGACCTCGGACAAGGCTGCAGCCAATTTCTCTGATCGCTCCCTATTGAAGAACTTGGGCCACTGGCTGGGCATGATCACCCTAGCCAAGAATAAGCCTATTCTTTACACG GACCTGGAAGTGAAGTCTCTCTTGCTGGAAGCCTATGTGAAGGGTCAGCAAGAACTCCTGTACGTTGTTCCCTTTGTGGCCAAAGTACTGGAATCCAGTTTACGCAGTGTG gTGTTCAGACCACAGAACCCCTGGACCATGGCCATCATGAATGTTCTAGCAGAGCTGCACCAGGAGCATGACCTCAAG CTTAACCTTAAGTTTGAGATTGAAGTTCTTTGTAAGAACTTGTCTCTGGACATTAACGACCTCAAGCCGGGTACGCTGCTGAAGGACAAAGAGAAGCTGAAGagcctggaggagcagctgTCTGCACCAAAGAAAGAGGCCAAGCCTCCAGAGGAGATGCTCCCTATTGTCACCACAG TTGCACCTTCTACCCCTGCTGCCACTACCACCGCCTGCACAACGACTGGGCCCCCCACCCCACAGTTCAGTTATCATGACATCAATGTCTACGCTCTGGCCGGCCTGGCCCCgcacatcaacatcaacatcaac ATCCCCCTGCTGCAGGCCCACCCTCAGCTGAAGCAGTGTGTGCGGCAGTCAGTCGAGCGGGCCGTCCAGGAGCTGGTGCACCCTGTGGTCGACCGCTCCATCAAAATTGCCATGACAACCTGTGAGCAGATTGTGAGGAAGGACTTTGCCCTGGACTCGGAGGAGTCTCGCATGCGCGTAGCGGCGCACCACATGATGAGGAACCTGACCGCCGGCATGGCGATGATCACGTGCCGGGAGCCCCTCCTCATGAGCATCGCCACCAACCTCAAGAACAGCTTCGCCGCGGCGCTGAGG GCTCCCACCCCTCAGCAAAgggagatgatggaggaggcTGCAGCCAGGATTGCCCAGGATAACTGTGAACTGGCCTGCTGCTTCATCCAGAAGACGGCGGTAGAGAAGGCTGGACCTGAGATGGACAAGAGATTGGCCACC GAGTTTGAGCTGAGGAAGCATGCACGCCAGGAAGGCCGTCGTTACTGTGACCCCGTCGTGCTGACCTACCAGGCTGAGCGCATGCCTGAGCAGATCAGACTCAAG gtgGGAGGAGTGGACCCAAAACAATTGGCCGTGTATGAGGAGTTTGCAAGGAATGTTCCAGGCTTCCTCCCGAGCAATGACCTCTCTCAGCCCACCGGTTTCCTCGCCCAACCAATGAAG CAACAGGCATGGGCTACTGATGATGTTGCTCAAATCTACGACAAGTGCATGGCGGACTTGGAGCAACACCTCCATGCCATCCCCCCAGCCCTGGCCTTGAACCCTCAGACACAAGCCCTGCGCAGCCTGCTGGAAGCCGTGGCCTTGGCCCGGAACTCCAGGGACGGCATCGCTGCACTTGGGTTACTGCAGAAG GCTGTGGAGGGTCTGCTAGATGCAACCAGCGGAGCTGATGCTGACCTGCTGCTGCGCTACAGAGAGTGCCACCTACTAGTGCTCAAAGCCCTGCAAGACGGACGCGCTTATGGACCGCAGTGGTGCAATAAGCAGATCACCAG GTGTCTGATTGAGTGCCGTGATGAGTACAAGTACAACGTGGAGGCTGTGGAATTGCTGATCAGAAACCATCTGGTTAACATGCAGCAGTACGACCTTCACCTGGCACAG TCGATGGAGAATGGACTGCACTACATGGCAGTAGCCTTTGCCATGCAGTTGGTGAAGCTTTTGCTGGTAGACGAGCGCAGTGTTGGCCACATCACAGAGGCTGACCTCTTCCACACCATCGAGACCCTGATGAGGACCAGCGCACACTCCAGGGCCAACGCACCAGAAGG TCTGCCCCAGTTGATGGATGTCGTTCGCTCCAACTACGAGGCCATGATCGACCGAGCTCATGGAGGACCCAACTTCATGATGCACTCTGGCATCTCCCAGGCATCGGAGTACGACGACCCTCCGGGCCTGAGAGAGAAGGCAGAATACCTGCTGAGGGAGTGGGTCAACCTGTACCACTCTGCTGCAGCCGGCAGAGACAGCACCAAGGCCTTCTCTGCCTTTGTTGGACAG ATGCACCAGCAGGGCATCCTGAAGACAGACGACCTGATCACCAGGTTTTTCCGGCTATGCACAGAGATGTGTGTGGAGATCAGCTACCGGGCACAGGCCGAGCAGCAGCACAACCCTGCCGCCAGCGCAGCCATCATCAGGGCCAAGTGTTACCACAACCTGGACGCCTTCGTCCGGCTCATCGCCCTGCTGGTCAAGCACTCTGGAGAGGCCACCAACACCGTCACCAAGATCAATCTGCTCAACAAG GTGCTGGGTATTGTGGTAGGTGTGCTGATCCAGGACCATGACGTGCGGCAGACCGAGTTCCAACAGCTGCCCTACCATCGCATTTTCATCATGCTACTGCTGGAGCTCAACGCCCCGGAACACGTCCTGGAAACCATCAACTTCCAGACCCTCACGGCCTTCTG taaCACTTTCCACATCCTGCGGCCCACCAAAGCACCTGGCTTTGTTTATGCCTGGCTGGAGCTCATCTCCCACCGTATCTTCATTGCGAGGATGCTGGCGCACACGCCGCAGCAGAAG GGTTGGCCCATGTATGCTCAGCTGTTGATCGACCTGTTCAAGTACCTGGCCCCCTTCCTGAGGAATGTAGAGCTCAACAAACCTATGCAAATTCTCTACAAG GGCACACTGCGCGTACTTCTGGTACTGCTGCACGACTTCCCAGAGTTCCTGTGTGACTACCACTACGGCTTCTGTGACGTCATCCCACCCAATTGCATCCAGCTCCGCAATCTCATCCTCAGTGCCTTTCCGCGTAACATGAGGCTTCCTGACCCCTTCACACCCAACCTTAAG gtGGACATGCTGAGCGAGATCAACATTGCCCCTCGTATCCTCACCAACTTCACCGGGGTCATGCCCTCCCAGTTCAAGAAGGACCTGGACTCCTACCTGAAGACGCGCTCACCAGTAACCTTCCTCTCAGAGCTGCGCAGCAACTTGCAG GTTTCCAACGAGCCCGGTAATCGCTACAACATCCAGCTGATCAATGCCCTAGTGCTGTATGTGGGGACGCAGGCCATCGCTCACATCCACAACAAGGGAAGCACCCCATCCATGAGCACAATCACCCACTCTGCACACATGGACATCTTCCAAAACCTGGCTGTTGATCTGGACACGGAGG GGCGTTACCTGTTCCTAaacgcgatagccaatcagctcCGTTACCCGAACAGCCACACCCATTACTTCAGCTGCACCATGCTCTACCTGTTTGCTGAGGCCAACACCGAGGCCATCCAGGAGCAGATCACCAG GGTTCTGCTGGAAAGGCTGATCGTGAACAGACCACATCCATGGGGGCTTCTCATCACCTTTATTGAGCTCATCAAAAATCCTGCCTTCAAGTTCTGGAGCCACGACTTTGTGCACTGTGCACCTGAGATTGAAAA GCTGTTCCAGTCCGTAGCTCAGTGCTGTATGGGACAGAAGCAGGCCCAACAGGTGATGGAAGGCACTGGTGCCAGCTAG